The Cololabis saira isolate AMF1-May2022 chromosome 23, fColSai1.1, whole genome shotgun sequence genomic sequence GAGTCACGTTTGATGTCCTTCGCTTTACAAGGTCCCTTTGTATGGTGGTCTGGTTCCATGGTGGTTTGGGTTCCCTCAGTGGTCCAAATTTGGTGCTGCATGGTGGTGGGGTGGGGGTCTGGGGATCCTTGTGGACTTTGGGGGGTTTGCATGGGGCACCATGCTGGCATGGGTGTTCAGGCCCTTGGTGGCGATGCTCTGGGTTTGGCTCTGGTGCCTCCCATCGCTGTTCATCGCTGGTGGGATGTCTGCACTGCCTGGTGGGGGTATGCCTATGCAGGGGTTGCAGGGTTTCTTCCGTTGTGTGGTGGAGAGGTCTCGGGGGCTGGAGAGGTGGGTGGGTGGTGCCTGGGTTTTCTCATGGGTATGGCTGTCAGGGGTCTGGGTGCTTATGTTGGTCTGGAGTTTTGTGCCAGCCAACCAGGTCGGGGACATCCTGGATCTGCTCTAGCACTGTCATTTTGGGGTGCTGGGTGGAGGCTGGTGGGGAGACTGGTTTTGGGGACGGAGCGCAGCATGGTGGGACTGTGGGGGGTTGGGGGTTCTCAGGGTGCACTATACATGTGTGAATgtgggtgtgaatgtgtatgtagGTATGAGTGTGCATGTCGGTGTCAATGTGTATGAGGGCATAGATGTATATGTGGGTGTAGATGTGTATGTGGGTGCAAAAGGACACATCCAAGTGTATGTCATTATCATTCTGACATTTCCGGCGGCTCTTAAGATGCTAGACATTTGGATCATTTCAGGTCATTACGTTCTGTGAGGGACATTTGAAAGGGAATGAGACTATTTGACCCTTGTTCTGGTTTATGAGGTCAAGGTAAGCTAGTCCTCTTTCATTTGAGGGCTTTTTCCCTGTACTGGAGAACTAAATAACTGAGCCTGACCACAAAGAGACTGTTCTCAAGACCCATCACAGCTTTCAAGCTTTTCTACAAATGACCCCAGATCCAAATCATCAGGCACTGCACAAACATATTATCACTGACAATATTATAAAGGTgacaataatttaaaataagCAAACTGTTGTGGCTGTAAGATTATATGATGTAATAGAGATCTGAGTGGACCAAACAAAGTGCCATGAGATCAAAAACAAGTTGTGCAAGTCCACTGTTTGAACTCAACTGCAGCTTTGTATTAatcagtagcagctgttaccactGAGCAATCACTTCCTTTGGCACTGAACATCATATAAAAGCAGCTCTTCCAGGATCAAATCATTGTCCCAGTGCTCTGAACCTTGCATTACCATCAATTTGTAAGGCCTGCCACTAGGCTAGCATTGAAGGTGTCTTTGTTCATTTGTCTCATAATGAGGTGGGTAAAATGCCATCAGGTTTCAGAACGCAAGTGTTGCTCTTCtagcttttattttctttaaaatggtGGTTGGGATAAAAAGTTGTCTTTGTACCTCTAGTGACTTAATATTGGAAAGAGGTGGTAGCGTTACACATTTTGAGTGCATATGTTCTGAACTTTGATCATACTTGCTCTGTATACAGGGTGTTGTGGACTTCTTTCCTACTGATTGGAAGCATCACCTGTGCTCCTCAAGGAGGTAAGCTGCCTTGAAATCCCCAACAGCAGTTGCATGTGAACCTGCAGTGTAACTGCAATTCCTGAAATCTCCTCAGGTAGTGACCCCACATGGATGTACTTGACTTCAAACCAAGATCCAGCCAGGCCAACTCCTGAGAAACCCAGAGGACAAGCAAGTGGTTCTGGCACTTACCGGTCTCCAGGCTCTCACTACAGCGGTAGCACAAACATCGCTGGAGCTGCTAGcccttctggttctgggccagcatCTTACAGCACCAACATTGTTAGGGGTTCTGGGCCAGCATCTTACAGCATCACCACTGCTAGGGTTTCTGGGCCAGCAGCTTACAGCACCAACACTGCTGGGGGTGCAGGACAACATGGTGCCCAGAAGAGGCAGTCTGGTGTGCCGGGCAGCCAACAGCAGGTTGCAGAGGAGAGCTGGACCTCATCTGATGGGGAGGAGCCGGTCTTCACGCCTGTAAGTGACGAGGATCAAGTGTACGCTTACAAGTCTCGGTCCCGCTACAACAAGAACCGCTTCCTGTTCAGCCAGTCCCGCTACACCAAAACAGAACCACTTCACCCCCTGGAGCCAGTCTTCCCATACCCTGGCAAGACATCTCAACAAAGCAAGGGTGGATTCTGAACATGGGTCTGGTGAGGCTGCCTTCCTTTGGTGTGAACTTTGGTGCTTATAATGGCTGACTCATCTTTGTCTTGCAGGTCATGTTCCAGAGGCGATGCGGCTTCCAGCTGACTAAATAAATGGCTTTTTAAGGAATTTACACTGTCTTGTgggaactttgtaatattctagTCTTTGTTTGCCACCAGAGAGATGGTGGAGCTTCTCCACATGGAGTGCCTCAAGTTGTCAGACTTGACAGGCAGTCCTGCACGTTACCCTGCTTAGCAGACCTTGCAAGGTCTGCATGCCCAAGTCCAAAGACTCTGGTGTTGGAACTAGCGGTTATTGGCAATCCTAAGATGTTACTTGCCCAGGCATGGGGCCTTGTGTTCAAAAGGTGCATGGATTTCACCCCAAACCCTTGCAGTTCTAGCCAATACCAAATGTTCAGTTGTAACAGATTGCGTGTGACACTGACTGCTCCATGACCACAACACTCAACCCTGGCTGCTAGATCAACCTGGCTATAGGATCCAGGGAAATGTAATTACATGTGGGTGACTCAACCAGGATTGGAATATTGCACGGAGAGCAACAAATATTCAATGTAGCTGCTGCATCCACAGGCGGTCCAGGGATGCTGTATTTACACCAATCCCCCTCAAGTTGCTCCACAGTTCTGGCAAGTTACTCCTTGCATGAAAGATGCTTTCTGGTGTGACACAAtgcacatgacattttgatccTAAAAGCAAATGTTGCTGAACAGCAACACTAGTTTGAAGgtgctttatttttgttcatgAGTAAAGAAGTTATAGCACACATGGGGAATCTGATTTATATACTGCATCATTCAGGACTTGGTTAAGAATGCCCACCACTGTCAATGGTTCATAAGGCAAGTTTCCAGGACCGCACGGATAAACTCCTGTCCACTAAAACTCCCAGATCTGGTACAACTTCAAACAGCTCAGCTGATGTATGAAGCCAGAAACTGTTTACTGATAGAGAGGGGGTTATGATTACTGGGGGAAACCTGAACATCAGAACCAGGAGTGTTAGAACCATGGAGAGAGCGTGCGCTTCAGTCATTGGTGTGAAGACGCTGTAAATAGGATTGTACATAAGAGTATGACTATATATTAAGGGGGTGTGTTTGTGGAGTCACGTTGGATCTCCTTCGCTTTACAAGGTCCCTTTGTATGGTGGTCTGGTTCCATGGTGGTTTGGGTTCCCTCAGTGGTCCAAATTTGGTGCCGCATGGTGGTGGGGCGGGGGTCTGGGGATCCTTGTGGAATTTGGGGGGTTTGCATGGGGCACCATGCTGGCATGGTTTTTCGGGCCCTTGGTGGCGATGCTCTGGGTTTGGCTCTGGTGCCTCCCATcgctgttcatcgctgctggaATGTCTGCACTGCCTGGTGGAGGTCTGCCTATGCAGGGGTTGCAGGGGTGCTTCCGCTGTGTGGTGGAGAGGTCTCGGGGGCTGGAGAGGTGGGTGGGTGGTGCCTGGGTTTTCTCATGGGTATGGCTGTCAGGGGTCTGGGTGCTTATGTTGGTCTGGAGTTTTGTGCCAGCCAACCAGGTCGGGGACCTCCTGGTTCTGCTCTAGCACTGTCATTTTGGGGTGCTGGGTGGAGGCTGGTGGGGGAGACTGGACTTTGGTGTTTTGGGGACGGAGCGCAGCATGGTGGGACTGTGGGGGGTTGGGTGTTCTCAGGGTGCACTGTACAtgtgtgaatgtgaatgtgGGTGTGAATGGGTATGtgggtatgagtgtgtatgtggcTGTAAATGTGTATGTGGCCCTGAATGTGCATGTCGGTGTAAATGTGTATGTGGGCATAGATGTATATGTGGGTGTAAATGTGTATGTGGgtgtaacgtgtgtgtgtgggtgcaaAAGGACAAATCAAAGTGTATGTCATTATTCTGACATTTCCAGCGGCTCTTAAGGTGCTAGACATTTGGATCATTTCAGGTCATTGCGTTCTGTGAGGGACATTTGAAAGGGAATGAGACTATTTGACCCTTGTTCTGGTTTATGAGGTCAAGGTAACCCAGTCCTCTTTCATTTGAGGGCTTTTTCCCTGTACTGGAGAACCAAATAACTGAGCCTGACCACAAAGAGACTGTTCTCAAGACCCATCACAGCTTTCAAGCTTTTCTACAAATGACCCCAGATCCACATCATTAGGCACTGCACAAACATATAATCACTGACGATATTAAAAAGGTGATAATAATTTCAAATAAGCAAACTGTTGTGGCTGTAAGATTATATGACGTAATAGAGATCTGAGTGGACCAAACAAAGTGCCATAAGATCAAAAACAAGTTGTGCAAGTCCACTGTTTGAACTCAACTGCAGCTTTGTATTAatcagtagcagctgttaccactGAGCAATCACTTCCTTTTGCACTCAACATCATATAAAAGCAGCTCTTCCAGGATCAAATCATTGTCCCAGTGCTCTGAACCTTGCATTACCATCAATTTGTAAGGCCTGCCACTAGGCTAGCATTGAAGGTGTCTTTGTTCATTTGTCTCATAATGAGGTGGGTAAAATGCCATCAGGTTTCAGAACGCAAGTGTTGCTCTTCtagcttttattttctttaaaatggtGGTTGGGATAAAAAGTTGTCTTTGTACCTCTAGTGACTTCATATTGGAAAGGGGTGGTAGTGTTACACATTTTGAGTGCATATGTTCTGAACTTTGATCATACTTGCTCTGTATACAGGGTGTTGTGGACTTCTTTCCTACTGATTGGAAGCATCACCTGTGCTCCTCAAGGAGGTAAGCTGCCTTGAAATCCCCAACAGCAGTTGCATGTGAACTTGCAGTGTAACTGCAATTCCTGAAATCTCCTCAGGTAGTGACCCCACATGGATGTACTTGACTTCAAACCAAGCTCCAGCCAGGCCAACTCCTGAGAAACCCAGAGGACAAGCAAGTGGTTCTGGCACTTACCGGTCTCCAGGCTCTCACTACAGCAGTGGCACAAACATCGCTGGAGCTGCTAGcccttctggttctgggccagcacTTTACAGCACCAACATTGCTGGGGGTTCTGGACCAACATCTTACAGCACCAATATTGCTAGGGGTTCTGGGCCAGCATCTTACAGCACCAACACTGCTGGGGGTGCAGGACAACATGGTGCCCAGAAGAGGCAGTCTGGTGTGCCGGGCAGCCAACAGCAGGTTTCAGAGGAGAGCTGGACCTCACCTGATGGGGAGGAGCCGGTCTTCACGCCTGTAAGTGACGAGGATCAAGTGTACGCTTACAAGTCTCGGTCCCGCTACAACAAGAACCGCTTCCTGTTCAGCCAGTCCCGCTACACCAAAACAGAACCACTTCACCCCCAGGAGCTAGTCTTCCCATACCCTGGCAAGACATCTCAACAAAGCAAGGGTGGATTCTGAACATGGGTCTGGTGAGGCTGCCTTCCTACCATGTGAACTTTGGTGCTTATCATAGCTGACTCATCTTTGCCTTGCAGGTCCGCATGTTCCAGAGGCGACGCGGCTTCCAGCTGACTAAATAAATGGCTTTTAAATGAATTGAAACTGTCTGGTgggaactttgtaatattctagTCTTTGTTTGCCACCAGTGAGATGGTGGAGCTTCTCCATGTGGAGTATGTCAAATTGTCAGACTTGACAGGCGGTTCTGCACATTACCCTGCTTAGCAGACCTTGCAAGGTCTGCATGCCCGAGTCCAATGACTCTGGTTTTGGAACTAGCGGTTATTGGCAATCCTCAGACCTAACTTACCCAGGCCTGGAGCCCTGTGTTCAAAAGGTGCATGGATTTCACCCAAAACCCTTGCAGTTTTAGCCAATACCAAATGTTCAGTTGTACCGGATTGCGTGTGACACTGACTGCTCCTCCATGACCACAACACTCAACCCTGGCTGATGCTAGGAGATAGACCTGGCTATAGCATCCAGGGAAATGTAATTACATGTGAGTGACTCAACCAAGATTGGAATATTGCACAACGGCAACAAATATTCAGTAGAGCTGCTGCATCCATAGGAGGTCCAGGAATgccgactccagcgaccatagttaggtgcatcccgggggccagaggggTGACATTgtagcaaatttgaagctgctggcaaagagCAATCGTAAAGTATCAAATGTTGGATTTAATGACTCCAGTCTTCGGAAGTCACTAAACTGAATATTGTGTcagtgtaactacgccaaaaccctgtcggactccgtaggtttctctggtcccctccccaatctgaccagcgatgacatgtttagccg encodes the following:
- the LOC133424177 gene encoding uncharacterized protein LOC133424177; the encoded protein is MLAWFFGPLVAMLWVWLWCLPSLFIAAGMSALPGGGLPMQGLQGCFRCVVERSRGLERVLWTSFLLIGSITCAPQGGSDPTWMYLTSNQAPARPTPEKPRGQASGSGTYRSPGSHYSSGTNIAGAASPSGSGPALYSTNIAGGSGPTSYSTNIARGSGPASYSTNTAGGAGQHGAQKRQSGVPGSQQQVSEESWTSPDGEEPVFTPVSDEDQVYAYKSRSRYNKNRFLFSQSRYTKTEPLHPQELVFPYPGKTSQQSKGGF